In a genomic window of [Empedobacter] haloabium:
- a CDS encoding Rap1a/Tai family immunity protein: protein MKPDRVGCPSKVTRCALTGLLVLLSLVESANAQRAIRPWRLTGAQLVQRLGNVDPSTVPWSAQSSLPSRALAAQWIDANNGHFVLGYFQAVRDLTEGKSWCWSPVETKPDEMWDAVRIRLQRMTDAQLKRDGADLIVEVLQERWPCASRRKP, encoded by the coding sequence ATGAAACCGGACCGCGTCGGCTGTCCGTCTAAGGTGACGCGATGCGCCCTGACAGGACTCCTCGTCCTTCTGTCGCTTGTCGAGTCCGCGAATGCGCAGCGCGCCATACGCCCATGGCGCCTCACGGGCGCGCAACTGGTCCAACGACTCGGCAATGTGGACCCCAGCACAGTGCCCTGGAGCGCACAGAGTTCACTGCCCAGCCGCGCATTGGCGGCCCAATGGATCGACGCCAACAACGGTCACTTCGTGCTGGGCTATTTTCAGGCCGTGCGGGACCTTACTGAAGGGAAGAGCTGGTGCTGGTCGCCCGTCGAGACGAAACCGGACGAGATGTGGGACGCCGTACGCATCAGATTGCAGCGTATGACCGACGCGCAACTCAAACGCGATGGCGCGGATTTGATCGTGGAAGTTCTGCAGGAGCGGTGGCCGTGCGCCAGTCGGAGAAAGCCATGA
- a CDS encoding T6SS effector amidase Tae4 family protein produces MRTTSYATLRMHFPDPYNVSAEELYRWVGHPDLIKNPNYWNTCALRLSLALLGAGFADSGAFRIRDGKHKGRSVEIRQHALSTWLLGQVGQPEKFKGDNAYEAIGLRRGIVSFFNLYDDSRGQGHIAIIAPDRRGAYLRCGRENDGDTSGCYWTSREIWFWPLP; encoded by the coding sequence ATGAGGACAACATCGTACGCCACACTGCGCATGCATTTCCCAGACCCCTACAATGTATCTGCCGAGGAGCTGTACCGCTGGGTCGGCCATCCGGATCTGATCAAGAATCCGAATTACTGGAATACCTGCGCATTGCGGTTGAGTCTGGCACTGCTTGGCGCGGGCTTTGCCGATTCAGGCGCGTTCCGCATTCGGGATGGCAAGCACAAAGGACGCTCGGTCGAGATTCGCCAGCATGCGCTCAGTACCTGGCTGCTGGGACAGGTAGGGCAGCCCGAGAAATTCAAAGGCGACAACGCCTATGAGGCGATCGGCCTGCGGCGCGGCATCGTATCCTTCTTCAACCTTTACGATGACAGCCGGGGGCAGGGCCACATCGCCATTATCGCGCCGGACCGCCGAGGCGCCTATTTGCGCTGCGGACGCGAGAACGATGGCGACACCTCGGGGTGTTATTGGACGTCGCGAGAAATCTGGTTCTGGCCGCTGCCATAG
- a CDS encoding FAD-dependent monooxygenase, translated as MTLPAPPLHTDILIAGAGPAGMALRLALARLGVAAVQVDKHAAGLNTSRAAVLHARTLEVLEPLGVVPDLLAHGLKIQDFRIRTGGDVLLHIGFDAIPSAYPFALLCPQNRTEAILQSALDAAGLAIARPARLVSASAGPDGITAGLALADGATQTVHARWLVGCDGAHSAVRDLAGIAFEGGDYSETFVLADVRMDGPWRDEVSLFFSPDGLMVVAPLPEDDGSSADRYRIVATVAATTDQPALADVQALVDQRGPAARVHELLWSSAFHLQHRLAAHVHQGRFLLCGDAAHVHSPAGGQGMNIGIQDAVELAEPLALALREGDLAGIEAWARRRHEVAREVVRMTDGLTRMATVSTGAGRAVRDAVLGLVGHSEFLRQKIAIRLAELQPER; from the coding sequence ATGACGCTGCCCGCTCCCCCCTTGCACACGGATATCCTGATCGCCGGCGCCGGGCCGGCCGGCATGGCGCTGCGGCTGGCGCTGGCGCGGCTGGGGGTCGCGGCCGTCCAGGTCGACAAACATGCGGCCGGGCTGAACACGTCGCGCGCGGCCGTGCTGCATGCGCGCACGCTGGAGGTGCTCGAACCCCTGGGTGTCGTGCCGGACCTGCTGGCGCACGGCCTGAAAATACAGGATTTCCGTATCCGCACCGGCGGCGACGTGTTGCTGCACATCGGCTTCGACGCCATCCCGTCGGCCTATCCGTTCGCCCTGCTCTGCCCGCAGAACCGCACCGAGGCCATCCTGCAATCGGCGCTCGACGCCGCCGGACTGGCCATCGCCCGGCCGGCGCGGCTGGTATCGGCCAGCGCGGGACCGGACGGCATCACCGCCGGACTGGCGCTGGCGGACGGCGCCACGCAAACCGTCCACGCGCGCTGGCTGGTCGGCTGCGACGGCGCCCACAGCGCCGTGCGCGACCTGGCCGGCATCGCCTTCGAGGGCGGCGACTACAGCGAGACCTTCGTGCTGGCGGACGTGCGCATGGACGGCCCCTGGCGCGACGAGGTCAGCCTGTTCTTCTCGCCGGATGGCCTGATGGTGGTGGCGCCGCTGCCGGAGGACGACGGCAGCTCGGCGGACCGGTATCGCATCGTCGCCACCGTGGCCGCCACCACCGACCAGCCGGCGTTGGCCGATGTGCAGGCCCTGGTCGACCAGCGCGGCCCGGCCGCGCGCGTGCACGAACTGCTGTGGAGCTCCGCGTTCCACCTGCAGCACCGGCTGGCCGCGCACGTGCACCAGGGCCGCTTCCTGCTGTGTGGCGACGCCGCGCATGTACACAGCCCGGCCGGCGGCCAGGGCATGAACATCGGCATCCAGGACGCCGTCGAGCTGGCCGAGCCGCTGGCACTGGCCTTGCGCGAGGGGGACCTGGCCGGGATCGAGGCCTGGGCGCGGCGGCGGCACGAAGTGGCGCGGGAGGTGGTGCGGATGACGGATGGGTTGACGCGGATGGCGACGGTGTCCACCGGGGCCGGCCGCGCCGTGCGCGATGCCGTGCTGGGCTTGGTGGGGCACAGTGAGTTTTTGCGGCAGAAGATCGCCATCAGGCTGGCCGAGCTGCAACCAGAGCGCTGA
- a CDS encoding EAL domain-containing protein yields MDIRVLAVTADRTERRILRRLLANAPGDVNRIALRFTCRHGKAPRIPDILLINMQGCAPDGALALYTMAPVILLVSTLSAEAASGTVQVQLAQASRQLLRELIACVVAASRAGLASGLTGMGGTAVLAAIADAVISTRADGTVAYCNPAAERLMQLDQRQMLGLPITSLMLLQDPITLGPIVHPVLATMSSGSPIRLQAGALLVRPDGSEIMIDDSSAPIANPDGTLAGAVMVFHDITEARELRAQVDYLAWHDFLTGLPNRFAAQRHLNQILLEAHADGSALATMYLDLDRFKAVNDTLGHAAGDALLVSVAARLRGCVRNVDMISRQGGDEFVVLMAPGSSGQDARRAAERILAAVGQPHAIEAEQVHVGCSIGIALYPEHGRSAESLLRHADTALHSAKASGRNTWRFFRPELLTSAVQRRQLEDGIRSGLELGGFRLFYQPKFSLSSGMLGGCEALLRWHHADWGWVNPASFIRAAEESGLIVPLGKWVLDEAIRQAALWERAGCCPEAIAINVSALELRDPAFPERMAGKIDAAGLDPRRLQLELTESALMRDMRASALALQRLKDIGVSIAIDDFGTGYSSLGYLAELPIDLVKVDRAFVHGIDTAAPRRQALLRAVLTLAQNIALPAVAEGVETAPEKQFLADAGCPLGQGFYFGPAVAAAEFAHAFLDRPADLATAP; encoded by the coding sequence ATGGATATCCGGGTACTGGCCGTGACGGCCGACCGAACGGAACGCCGCATCCTGCGCCGGCTGCTGGCCAACGCGCCGGGCGACGTCAACCGGATCGCCCTGCGTTTCACCTGCCGCCACGGCAAGGCGCCCCGCATTCCCGACATCCTGCTGATCAATATGCAAGGCTGCGCGCCCGATGGCGCGCTGGCGTTGTACACGATGGCACCGGTGATCCTGCTCGTCTCGACGCTGTCGGCCGAGGCCGCCAGCGGCACGGTGCAGGTGCAGCTGGCGCAGGCGTCGCGCCAGCTGCTGCGCGAGCTGATCGCCTGTGTCGTCGCGGCCAGCCGGGCCGGCCTGGCGTCCGGCTTGACCGGCATGGGCGGCACGGCGGTGCTGGCGGCGATCGCCGATGCCGTCATCAGCACGCGGGCCGACGGCACGGTGGCCTACTGCAACCCGGCGGCGGAGCGGCTCATGCAGCTCGACCAGCGCCAGATGCTGGGCCTGCCCATCACGTCGCTGATGCTGCTGCAGGACCCGATCACGCTGGGTCCCATTGTCCATCCGGTGCTGGCCACCATGTCCAGCGGCAGCCCGATCCGCCTGCAAGCGGGCGCCCTCCTGGTGCGGCCGGACGGCTCGGAAATCATGATCGACGATTCGAGCGCGCCGATCGCCAATCCGGACGGCACGCTGGCCGGCGCCGTGATGGTCTTCCACGACATCACCGAGGCGCGCGAACTGCGGGCCCAGGTGGACTACCTGGCGTGGCACGATTTCCTCACCGGGCTGCCGAACCGTTTCGCCGCCCAGCGCCACCTGAACCAGATCCTGCTGGAGGCGCACGCCGACGGCAGCGCGCTGGCCACGATGTACCTGGACCTGGACCGTTTCAAGGCCGTCAACGATACCCTCGGCCACGCCGCCGGCGACGCCCTGCTGGTGTCGGTGGCGGCGCGCCTGCGCGGCTGCGTGCGCAATGTCGACATGATCAGCCGCCAGGGGGGCGACGAGTTCGTCGTGCTGATGGCGCCGGGCAGCAGCGGCCAGGATGCGCGCCGCGCCGCCGAGCGCATCCTGGCGGCCGTCGGCCAGCCGCATGCCATCGAGGCGGAACAGGTCCACGTGGGCTGCAGCATCGGCATCGCCCTGTATCCGGAGCATGGCCGCAGCGCCGAGTCGCTGCTGCGCCATGCCGACACGGCGCTGCACAGCGCCAAGGCCTCGGGGCGCAATACCTGGCGCTTCTTCCGCCCCGAACTGCTGACCAGCGCGGTGCAACGCAGGCAGCTCGAGGACGGCATCCGCAGCGGTTTGGAACTGGGCGGCTTCCGCCTGTTCTACCAGCCCAAGTTCAGCCTGTCGAGCGGCATGCTGGGCGGCTGCGAGGCGCTGCTGCGCTGGCACCATGCCGACTGGGGCTGGGTCAACCCGGCCAGCTTCATCCGTGCCGCCGAGGAGTCCGGCCTGATCGTCCCGCTCGGCAAATGGGTGCTGGACGAGGCCATCCGCCAGGCCGCGCTGTGGGAACGCGCCGGCTGCTGCCCGGAAGCGATCGCGATCAACGTCTCGGCGCTGGAACTGAGGGATCCCGCCTTCCCGGAGCGCATGGCGGGCAAGATCGACGCGGCGGGATTGGATCCGCGCCGGCTGCAGCTGGAGCTGACCGAATCGGCGCTGATGCGCGACATGCGCGCCTCGGCACTGGCGCTGCAGCGCCTGAAGGACATCGGCGTCTCGATCGCCATCGACGATTTCGGCACCGGCTACTCCAGCCTGGGCTACCTGGCCGAGCTGCCGATCGACCTCGTCAAGGTGGACCGCGCGTTCGTGCACGGCATCGACACCGCCGCGCCCAGGCGGCAGGCGCTGTTGCGCGCCGTGCTCACGCTGGCGCAGAACATCGCGCTGCCGGCGGTGGCGGAAGGCGTGGAGACGGCGCCGGAAAAGCAGTTCCTGGCCGATGCCGGCTGCCCGCTGGGCCAGGGCTTCTATTTCGGCCCGGCCGTCGCCGCGGCCGAGTTCGCCCACGCGTTCCTCGACCGGCCAGCGGACCTGGCCACGGCGCCGTGA
- a CDS encoding GntP family permease, which produces MSFLIVLAALVFLMLAAYRGYSVILFAPVAALGAVLLTEPAAVAPVFSGIFMEKMVGFVKLYFPVFLLGAVFGKLVELAGFSEAIVVAAIRYIGRSRANAVIVAVCALLTYGGVSLFVVVFAVYPFAAELYRQSGIPKRLMPGAIALGAFSFTMDTLPGTPQIQNIIPTTFFQTTGWAAPMLSTVGAIATVAAGLAYLEWRRRSVMATGEGYGDDAAAPKRAEGAKLPHPLLALAPLVLVGVANFVLTALIRQWYGDNYELTSSLLPGLHAPVQTPVKTLVGIWAVEGALLLGILLVCVTAFGRIRASFAEGTKLAVGGALLAAMNTASEYGFGGVIAALPGFVSVSEALRGIPNPLVNAAISVTSLAGITGSASGGMSIALAAMADTFIAGCNAAGIPLEVLHRVVAMASGGMDTLPHNGAVITLLAVTGLTHRQSYRDIFGITLIKTAAVFFVIAVYYLTGLV; this is translated from the coding sequence ATGTCTTTCCTGATCGTCCTTGCCGCCCTGGTGTTCCTGATGCTGGCCGCCTACCGCGGCTACAGCGTCATCCTGTTCGCTCCCGTCGCCGCGCTGGGCGCCGTCCTGCTGACGGAGCCGGCCGCCGTCGCGCCCGTGTTCTCCGGAATCTTCATGGAAAAGATGGTCGGCTTCGTCAAGCTGTACTTCCCCGTGTTCCTGCTGGGCGCCGTGTTCGGCAAGCTGGTCGAACTGGCCGGGTTTTCAGAGGCCATCGTCGTCGCCGCGATCCGCTATATCGGCCGCTCGCGGGCGAACGCCGTCATCGTCGCCGTGTGCGCGCTGCTGACGTATGGCGGCGTGTCGCTGTTCGTGGTCGTGTTTGCCGTGTATCCGTTCGCCGCCGAGCTGTACCGCCAGAGCGGCATACCCAAGCGGTTGATGCCGGGCGCCATCGCGCTGGGTGCGTTCTCGTTCACGATGGACACGCTGCCGGGCACGCCGCAGATCCAGAACATCATCCCGACCACGTTCTTCCAGACCACGGGCTGGGCCGCACCGATGCTCAGCACGGTCGGGGCCATCGCCACCGTCGCCGCCGGCCTGGCCTACCTGGAGTGGCGCCGCCGCAGCGTGATGGCGACAGGCGAGGGCTATGGCGACGATGCCGCCGCGCCCAAGCGCGCCGAGGGGGCGAAGCTGCCGCATCCTTTGCTGGCGCTGGCGCCGCTGGTGCTGGTGGGCGTGGCCAACTTCGTGCTGACGGCGCTGATCCGCCAGTGGTATGGCGACAATTATGAGCTGACCTCAAGCCTGCTGCCCGGCCTGCACGCGCCCGTGCAGACGCCGGTCAAGACCCTGGTCGGCATCTGGGCCGTGGAAGGCGCGCTGCTGCTGGGCATCCTGCTGGTCTGCGTGACGGCCTTCGGCCGCATCCGCGCCTCGTTCGCGGAGGGCACCAAGCTGGCCGTCGGCGGCGCGCTGCTGGCCGCGATGAACACGGCGTCGGAGTACGGCTTCGGCGGCGTGATCGCGGCGCTGCCGGGTTTCGTCTCCGTCAGCGAAGCGCTGCGCGGCATCCCGAACCCGCTCGTCAACGCGGCCATCTCGGTGACGTCGCTGGCCGGCATCACGGGTTCCGCCTCCGGCGGCATGAGCATCGCGCTGGCGGCGATGGCCGACACGTTCATTGCAGGTTGCAATGCGGCCGGCATTCCGCTCGAGGTGCTGCACCGGGTGGTGGCGATGGCGAGCGGCGGCATGGACACCTTGCCGCACAACGGCGCCGTGATCACCTTGCTGGCGGTGACCGGGCTGACGCATCGGCAGTCTTATCGCGACATCTTTGGTATTACACTGATCAAGACTGCGGCTGTGTTTTTTGTTATTGCCGTTTATTACTTGACGGGGCTGGTCTGA
- a CDS encoding contact-dependent growth inhibition system immunity protein, translated as MKTTYPNLYEFFAGYFHPDWPEESLTATGVVERYLSEFPRDEVREASRELRNLLINAPVEDDLSRIVNQLGSYYNPQADGLTYRGWLLQVCALLEGEPMS; from the coding sequence ATGAAAACTACATACCCAAATTTATATGAATTTTTTGCTGGATACTTTCATCCAGACTGGCCTGAGGAATCTCTAACTGCAACCGGGGTCGTTGAACGATATTTAAGCGAATTTCCCAGAGATGAAGTAAGGGAAGCTTCGAGGGAGCTAAGAAACCTCTTGATCAACGCACCAGTAGAAGATGATCTGTCACGCATCGTGAATCAACTTGGCAGCTATTACAACCCACAAGCAGATGGATTAACCTACCGCGGGTGGTTGCTACAAGTTTGCGCATTATTGGAAGGAGAGCCAATGAGCTAA